One region of Quercus lobata isolate SW786 chromosome 2, ValleyOak3.0 Primary Assembly, whole genome shotgun sequence genomic DNA includes:
- the LOC115967033 gene encoding transcription factor MYB113-like, producing the protein MTITEDDLDSRLPGRTANDVKNYWNTHLLKKGSSHITKLKEKPQDMVKVNVIKPQPWTFSKNLTWLSGKPAIVGSFQKKEDIRDISQTPMQSESRINWWESLSNCGELDERATCTQCGRLNEVPKEIFWAEEMAPEAKVVGDTLDEDVLNYWGDLSLDMDLWEVLNAE; encoded by the coding sequence GTAGACTTCCGGGAAGAACAGCTAATGATGTGAAAAACTATTGGAATACACACCTCCTCAAAAAGGGAAGTTCACACATCACCAAGCTGAAAGAAAAGCCCCAAGATATGGTGAAAGTGAACGTAATAAAGCCACAACCTTGGACCTTCTCCAAAAACTTAACTTGGTTAAGTGGGAAACCTGCAATTGTAGGAAGCTTTCAAAAAAAGGAAGATATCAGAGACATATCTCAAACACCAATGCAATCGGAGAGTAGGATTAACTGGTGGGAAAGCTTGTCAAATTGCGGGGAACTTGATGAGAGAGCCACATGTACGCAATGTGGCAGGTTGAATGAAGTGCCCAAAGAAATCTTTTGGGCGGAGGAAATGGCACCAGAGGCAAAAGTTGTGGGGGACACTCTAGATGAGGATGTCCTGAATTATTGGGGTGACTTATCTCTTGATATGGACCTTTGGGAGGTTCTCAATGCAGAATAG